The Lutibacter sp. Hel_I_33_5 genome has a window encoding:
- the trxB gene encoding thioredoxin-disulfide reductase, which translates to MSENIEKIKCLIIGSGPAGYTAAIYAARADMKPIMYTGMQMGGQLTTTTEVDNYPGYPNGTDGTAMMTDLQKQAERFGTEVRFGMVTKVDLSDKVGGIHKVVVDETKEIEAETIIICTGATAKYLGLESEQRLIGGGVSACATCDGFFYKGQDVIVVGAGDTAAEEATYLANICNKVTVLVRKDYMRASKAMQHRVNKTENIEVLYNTELDEVIGDNVVDGVRIVNNQTKEKQDIAVTGVFIAIGHKPNSDLFKGILDMDDVGYLITKGKSTKTNLPGVFAAGDIQDKEYRQAVTAAGTGCMAALDAERYLGALE; encoded by the coding sequence ATGTCAGAAAATATAGAAAAAATTAAGTGTTTAATTATTGGTTCTGGACCAGCAGGTTATACCGCAGCTATTTATGCAGCTAGAGCAGATATGAAGCCAATAATGTATACAGGTATGCAAATGGGAGGTCAATTAACAACTACAACAGAAGTTGATAATTATCCTGGTTATCCAAATGGAACGGATGGTACAGCTATGATGACCGATTTACAAAAACAAGCGGAGCGTTTTGGAACCGAAGTTCGTTTTGGAATGGTTACAAAAGTAGATTTGAGTGATAAAGTAGGAGGGATTCATAAAGTTGTAGTTGATGAAACTAAAGAAATTGAGGCGGAAACTATAATTATTTGTACTGGAGCTACTGCAAAATATTTAGGCTTAGAAAGTGAGCAACGTTTAATTGGCGGAGGTGTTTCTGCATGTGCAACTTGTGATGGTTTCTTTTATAAAGGACAAGATGTTATTGTTGTTGGAGCTGGTGATACTGCTGCGGAAGAGGCAACGTATCTTGCAAATATCTGTAATAAAGTAACTGTTTTGGTAAGAAAAGATTACATGAGAGCTTCTAAAGCAATGCAACATCGTGTTAATAAAACTGAAAATATTGAGGTATTATATAATACAGAATTAGATGAGGTAATTGGTGATAATGTTGTTGATGGGGTAAGAATAGTCAATAATCAAACAAAAGAAAAGCAAGATATTGCTGTAACTGGTGTATTTATTGCAATTGGTCATAAACCAAATTCAGATTTGTTTAAAGGAATTTTAGATATGGATGATGTTGGGTATTTAATAACAAAAGGAAAGTCAACAAAAACAAATTTACCTGGTGTTTTTGCTGCTGGAGATATTCAAGATAAAGAGTATAGACAAGCTGTTACTGCTGCAGGAACTGGTTGTATGGCTGCCTTAGATGCAGAACGTTATCTAGGCGCTTTAGAATAG
- the udk gene encoding uridine kinase — MLIIGITGGTGSGKTTVVNKIAAQFPKDEVCVISQDSYYKATDDLSYEERVKINFDHPNSIDFDLLIDHLNQLKKGETINQPVYSFVTHNRTKDTIKTHPRKVVIIEGILILNSEDLRDLCDIKIFVHADADERLIRRIRRDINERARDIDEVLSRYQDTLKPMHDQYIEPTKNFADIIIPNNQHNNVAIDIVRSVINERL; from the coding sequence ATGCTAATCATAGGTATTACTGGTGGAACTGGAAGCGGAAAAACTACTGTAGTAAATAAAATCGCAGCGCAGTTCCCAAAAGATGAGGTTTGTGTTATTTCACAAGATTCTTACTATAAAGCTACAGATGATTTATCATATGAAGAAAGAGTGAAAATTAATTTTGACCATCCAAATTCAATAGATTTTGATTTATTAATTGATCATTTAAATCAACTTAAAAAAGGAGAAACTATCAATCAACCAGTATATTCTTTTGTTACTCACAATAGAACAAAAGACACTATAAAAACACATCCTAGAAAAGTTGTAATTATTGAAGGGATACTAATTTTAAATAGTGAAGATTTACGCGATTTATGTGATATTAAAATCTTTGTTCATGCAGATGCAGACGAGCGTTTGATAAGAAGAATTAGAAGAGATATTAATGAAAGAGCTAGAGATATAGATGAAGTTTTAAGTAGATATCAAGATACTTTAAAACCAATGCATGATCAATATATTGAACCTACAAAAAACTTTGCAGATATCATTATACCTAATAATCAACATAATAATGTAGCGATAGATATTGTAAGATCAGTAATAAATGAACGTTTGTAA
- a CDS encoding septum formation initiator family protein, translated as MNLSKFTSNPILKILTNKYVLILAVFIVWMTFFDENSFFTHNKYNKEIEDLQKTVNFYKSEIKEDKETIKKLKDSLQLERYAREKYYMKKENEDIYLIEFDTIKK; from the coding sequence ATGAACTTATCAAAATTCACATCCAATCCTATATTAAAAATCTTAACCAATAAATACGTATTAATTTTAGCCGTTTTTATTGTTTGGATGACATTTTTTGATGAAAATTCTTTTTTCACACATAATAAATACAACAAAGAAATAGAAGATTTACAAAAGACCGTTAATTTTTATAAATCAGAAATAAAAGAAGATAAAGAAACCATAAAAAAGTTAAAAGACTCTTTGCAATTAGAACGCTACGCAAGAGAAAAATACTACATGAAAAAGGAGAATGAAGATATTTATTTAATAGAATTTGATACCATAAAAAAATAA
- a CDS encoding methylmalonyl-CoA mutase subunit beta, with product MSSFLFDEFDPVSPAAWKQKIQVDLKGEDYNDSLLWKTPEGIIVKPFYTKEDRKNHQINLPKKGFAICQSIFVDKETIANTIAVNSIKKGATSIEFTAKKEFDFNLLLKDINLEEVVIYFNFQFLSVDFIKNISKQINQKNTFFNIDIIGNLAKTGNWFTNLKEDFSSIEKTLNLTTNSISVNASLYQNAGANIAQELAYTLAHANEYLEYFGENVIDKVHFNFSVGSNYFFEIAKLRAFRILWNTLINQNYSVNKEAHIFTKPSLRNKTLYDYNVNMLRTTSECMSAVLGGSNTVCNVSYDTIYHKSNEFGERISRNQLLILQQESELSESQNYADGSYYIEAITQQLADKALQIFKQIEKSGGFLKLLKKRIIQNKILESANKEQELFNSKNLYLLGTNILLDKKNRMSDSLDIYPFLKLNRKKTLISPILTKRLSEESEQIRLKNEKYGDKN from the coding sequence ATGAGTTCTTTTTTGTTTGATGAATTTGACCCTGTTTCACCAGCAGCTTGGAAACAAAAGATTCAAGTTGATTTAAAAGGTGAAGATTATAATGATTCTTTGTTATGGAAAACTCCTGAAGGAATTATAGTAAAACCTTTTTACACAAAAGAAGACAGAAAAAATCATCAAATAAACTTACCAAAAAAAGGGTTTGCAATTTGTCAATCTATTTTTGTAGATAAAGAAACAATTGCGAATACTATTGCAGTCAATTCAATAAAAAAAGGCGCAACATCAATAGAATTTACCGCAAAAAAAGAGTTTGACTTTAACCTTCTTCTAAAAGACATTAACCTAGAAGAAGTTGTAATTTACTTTAACTTTCAGTTTTTATCTGTTGATTTTATTAAAAACATATCGAAACAAATTAATCAAAAAAATACATTTTTTAATATTGATATTATTGGCAATCTTGCCAAAACCGGAAATTGGTTTACAAATTTAAAAGAAGATTTTTCATCAATAGAAAAAACATTAAACCTTACTACTAATAGTATTTCCGTAAACGCAAGTTTATACCAAAATGCAGGTGCAAATATTGCGCAGGAATTAGCTTATACATTAGCACATGCAAATGAATATTTAGAGTATTTCGGCGAAAATGTTATTGATAAAGTCCATTTTAATTTTAGTGTTGGTAGTAATTACTTTTTTGAAATCGCAAAACTTAGAGCATTTAGAATTCTTTGGAATACACTTATAAATCAAAATTATAGTGTAAATAAAGAAGCTCATATTTTCACAAAACCTAGTTTACGAAATAAAACATTATATGATTACAATGTAAATATGTTACGAACCACTTCTGAATGTATGAGTGCAGTATTAGGAGGCTCAAATACTGTTTGTAATGTTTCTTACGACACAATTTATCATAAATCTAATGAGTTTGGTGAACGTATTTCTAGAAATCAATTATTAATCTTACAACAAGAAAGTGAGCTAAGCGAATCACAAAATTATGCCGATGGTTCTTATTATATAGAAGCAATAACACAACAATTAGCAGATAAAGCGTTACAAATATTTAAGCAAATTGAAAAATCTGGCGGATTCTTAAAATTATTAAAAAAAAGAATCATCCAAAATAAAATTTTAGAATCCGCAAATAAAGAACAAGAATTATTTAATTCAAAAAACTTATATTTGTTAGGTACAAATATTTTATTAGACAAAAAAAACAGAATGTCAGATAGTTTAGATATCTATCCATTCCTTAAGCTCAATAGAAAGAAAACTTTGATTTCCCCAATTTTAACAAAACGCCTTTCAGAAGAATCTGAACAAATTAGGTTAAAAAACGAAAAATATGGGGACAAAAACTGA
- the scpA gene encoding methylmalonyl-CoA mutase translates to MSRKSVQDLQLKKTLNTPDKVFKHEDFIAGIAPNLRGPYSTMYVRKPWTVRQYAGFSTAEESNAFYRRNLDAGQKGLSVAFDLATHRGYDSNHERVQGDVGKAGVAIDSVEDMKILFNKIPLDKMSVSMTMNGAVLPILAFYIVAAEEQGVSQELLSGTIQNDILKEFMVRNTYIYPPKPSMKIIADIFKYTSKNMLKYNSISISGYHMQEAGATPEIELAYTLADGLEYIKKGIEAGLDIDTFAPRLSFFWAIGMNHFTEIAKLRAARMLWAKIVKQFNPKNSKSLVLRTHCQTSGWSLTAQDPFNNVARTTIEAMAAAFGGTQSLHTNALDEAIALPTDFSARIARNTQIYLQKETHITKTVDPWAGSYHLEQLTKDIADKAWELINEVSELGGMTKAIEKGIPKMRIEEAAAKKQAKIDSGQDVIVGVNKYQLKEEEPLHILEVDNEAVRQSQIERLKSLKAKRNNTEVEKSLNDLIQCAKSNEGNLLDLTIKAARNRATLGEISDALETVFGRHKAVHKTISGVYSKEIKDDKLFKKASELADKFAESEGRRPRIMIAKLGQDGHDRGAKVVATGYADLGFDVDIGSLFQTPKEATKQAVENDVHILGISSLAAGHKTLVPQVIEELIKYGREDIMVIVGGVIPAQDYQFLFDAGAVGVFGPGTKIAQAAIDLLTILIDE, encoded by the coding sequence ATGAGTAGAAAATCAGTACAAGACTTACAATTAAAAAAAACTTTAAACACACCTGATAAAGTTTTTAAACATGAAGATTTTATTGCCGGAATTGCTCCAAATTTACGAGGACCTTATTCAACCATGTATGTTAGAAAACCTTGGACAGTTAGACAATATGCTGGATTTTCTACTGCAGAAGAAAGTAATGCTTTTTATAGAAGAAATTTAGATGCTGGACAAAAAGGATTATCTGTTGCATTTGATTTAGCAACTCATAGAGGCTATGATTCTAATCATGAACGTGTACAAGGCGATGTTGGAAAGGCTGGTGTTGCCATAGATTCTGTGGAAGACATGAAGATTTTATTTAATAAAATTCCATTAGATAAAATGTCAGTTTCTATGACTATGAACGGAGCTGTTTTACCAATTTTAGCATTTTATATAGTTGCTGCGGAAGAACAAGGAGTTTCGCAAGAATTATTATCAGGTACAATACAAAATGATATTCTTAAGGAGTTTATGGTACGAAACACCTATATATATCCGCCAAAACCATCTATGAAAATTATTGCTGATATTTTTAAATATACCAGCAAAAATATGCTAAAATATAATTCAATTTCTATTTCTGGATATCACATGCAAGAAGCTGGTGCTACTCCAGAAATTGAATTAGCCTATACGCTTGCAGACGGGTTAGAATACATAAAAAAAGGTATAGAGGCTGGATTAGATATCGATACTTTTGCGCCAAGATTATCATTTTTTTGGGCAATAGGAATGAATCATTTTACAGAAATTGCAAAACTAAGAGCGGCAAGAATGTTATGGGCAAAAATTGTAAAACAATTCAATCCAAAAAACTCAAAATCTTTAGTTTTAAGAACACACTGTCAAACAAGTGGTTGGTCTTTAACAGCTCAAGATCCATTTAACAACGTAGCAAGAACCACTATAGAAGCAATGGCTGCAGCTTTTGGAGGCACACAAAGTTTACATACCAATGCGTTGGATGAGGCAATTGCTTTACCTACTGATTTCTCTGCAAGGATTGCAAGAAATACGCAAATATATTTACAAAAAGAAACACATATTACTAAAACGGTAGATCCTTGGGCAGGTAGTTATCATCTAGAACAATTAACTAAAGATATTGCAGATAAAGCTTGGGAATTAATTAATGAAGTTTCTGAATTGGGAGGAATGACAAAAGCCATTGAAAAAGGAATTCCGAAAATGCGAATTGAAGAAGCTGCTGCAAAAAAACAAGCTAAAATTGATAGCGGACAAGATGTTATTGTTGGTGTTAATAAATATCAGTTAAAAGAAGAAGAACCTTTACATATTTTAGAAGTTGATAATGAAGCTGTAAGACAATCTCAAATAGAACGATTGAAGAGCTTAAAAGCTAAAAGAAATAATACAGAAGTTGAAAAATCATTGAATGATTTAATTCAATGTGCAAAATCTAATGAGGGAAATTTATTAGATTTGACTATTAAAGCTGCAAGAAATAGAGCTACTTTGGGGGAAATTTCTGATGCTTTAGAAACAGTTTTCGGAAGACATAAAGCAGTACATAAAACAATTTCTGGTGTGTATAGTAAAGAAATAAAAGACGATAAATTATTTAAAAAAGCTTCAGAATTAGCAGATAAATTTGCTGAATCTGAAGGTAGAAGACCTCGAATAATGATTGCAAAATTAGGGCAAGATGGTCATGATAGAGGAGCAAAAGTAGTTGCTACTGGATATGCCGATTTAGGTTTTGATGTAGATATTGGTTCGTTATTCCAAACACCAAAAGAGGCTACAAAACAAGCTGTAGAAAACGATGTACACATTCTCGGAATTTCTTCATTAGCTGCTGGACATAAAACATTGGTTCCTCAAGTAATCGAAGAACTAATAAAGTATGGTAGAGAAGATATTATGGTTATTGTAGGTGGTGTAATTCCAGCGCAAGATTATCAATTCTTATTTGATGCTGGTGCCGTAGGTGTTTTTGGTCCAGGAACAAAAATAGCACAAGCTGCCATAGATTTACTTACTATTTTAATTGACGAATAA
- a CDS encoding pitrilysin family protein, with amino-acid sequence MRKLNQLTKTILICTGLFLAASFTNAQIKKTASVEGITEYKLDNGLKVLLFPDNSSQTITVNITYLVGSRHEGYGEKGMAHLLEHLVFKGTPNHPDIPKELTTHGARPNGTTWYDRTNYFETFNATDENLDWALDLEADRMVNSYIAEKDLKSEFSVVRNEFESGENSPTSVLMKTLISTAFVWHNYGQSTIGNRSDIERVPIQNLKAFYKKYYRPDNAVLMVTGKFNTEKTLALIVKKYGGIKNPSTPLRDVPTIEPAQDGEKRVTLSRVGDLQVLAAMYHTPAGSHEDYAALAIAENILTDQPSGRIYKALIDKKKASSLWSFSPFTKEPSFMYFNVDVPSDKSLPEAESAMLKVLDDASKNPITAAELKRAKANILKQIDQISRNSSYLGTYMSEFIGAGDWRLSYIHRDRVEAMTLDKVNAAVKKYFIPTNRSVGNFVPTKKPVRVGVPHTEGVAELVKSYKGKKGFGAGEAFDVSYDNIQSRLDAGTLPKSNIDYGFIKKDNRGKTVILSFAFRNGTVNDLMNKGKIASYTARMLNKGTKTKSRQDIEDKLSELKSSVSFRGANGRTYVNINTTQDNLQATLDLMTDIIKNPVFNQAELDKLKTQDLANLERNKTEPTFLASRKLGLINQRYKKGHPLYSMSIAEEIAAINDVSVDKMKAYYKEFYGISNSATLVSIGNIDEQKLKNYFDTEFGDFKSNLPFTNVSNKFKTNKATNESLNTPDKKNAFTVGRLTFESSQYDNDHAALVVAGSVFGGGFLNSRIAARLRQKDGVSYGAGGGVNVDAQKDDKNSSMFVYAIYAPQNAAKVQLGFKEEIARFIKDGITEEELKNAVKGWIQGQTVSRAKDNEISSLINNNIYYKRDINFQKNLEKKMNTLTVEDVNNAIKKYFKTFNNWSVVNAGDFKNDIKKKKEEVKN; translated from the coding sequence ATGAGAAAACTTAATCAACTTACTAAAACAATATTAATTTGTACTGGGTTGTTTTTAGCAGCTTCTTTTACAAATGCTCAAATTAAAAAAACAGCAAGTGTAGAAGGTATTACAGAATACAAATTAGACAATGGTCTTAAAGTATTATTATTTCCAGACAATTCTTCGCAAACAATTACCGTGAATATTACCTACTTAGTAGGTTCTAGGCATGAAGGTTATGGAGAAAAAGGGATGGCGCATTTATTAGAACATCTAGTATTTAAAGGAACACCTAATCATCCAGATATTCCAAAAGAGTTAACTACACATGGAGCTAGACCAAACGGAACTACTTGGTATGATAGAACCAATTATTTTGAAACGTTTAATGCTACAGATGAAAATCTTGATTGGGCATTAGATTTAGAGGCAGATAGAATGGTAAACTCTTACATCGCAGAAAAAGATTTAAAGTCTGAGTTTTCTGTGGTACGTAACGAGTTTGAATCTGGTGAAAATTCGCCAACAAGCGTATTAATGAAAACATTAATTAGTACAGCATTTGTGTGGCATAATTATGGACAGTCTACCATTGGAAACCGTTCTGATATAGAGCGAGTACCAATTCAAAATTTAAAAGCTTTTTATAAAAAATATTATCGTCCAGATAATGCAGTTTTAATGGTTACAGGTAAATTTAATACAGAAAAAACCTTAGCTTTAATCGTGAAGAAATATGGAGGTATTAAGAATCCATCAACACCATTAAGAGATGTTCCAACAATAGAACCTGCTCAAGATGGAGAAAAAAGAGTAACATTAAGTAGAGTTGGAGATTTACAAGTTTTAGCGGCTATGTATCATACACCTGCTGGATCTCATGAAGATTATGCAGCTTTAGCAATTGCAGAAAATATATTAACTGATCAACCGTCTGGAAGAATATACAAAGCATTAATTGATAAAAAGAAAGCATCTAGTCTTTGGTCTTTTTCACCTTTTACTAAAGAGCCATCATTTATGTATTTTAATGTAGATGTTCCTTCAGATAAATCTTTACCTGAAGCAGAAAGTGCTATGTTAAAAGTTTTAGATGATGCATCTAAGAATCCTATTACTGCAGCGGAATTAAAAAGAGCTAAAGCAAATATTTTAAAACAAATAGATCAAATTAGTAGAAACTCTTCTTATTTAGGAACTTATATGAGTGAATTTATAGGTGCTGGAGATTGGAGATTATCTTACATTCATAGAGATAGAGTAGAGGCTATGACTTTAGATAAAGTTAATGCGGCTGTAAAAAAGTATTTTATTCCTACAAATAGATCAGTTGGTAATTTTGTACCAACAAAAAAACCAGTTAGAGTTGGAGTACCGCATACAGAAGGTGTTGCAGAATTAGTTAAGAGTTACAAAGGAAAGAAAGGGTTTGGAGCTGGAGAAGCTTTTGATGTTTCATATGATAATATTCAAAGCAGGTTAGATGCAGGTACTTTGCCTAAAAGTAATATTGATTACGGATTTATTAAAAAAGATAATAGAGGTAAAACAGTCATTCTTTCTTTTGCTTTTAGAAACGGAACTGTAAATGATTTAATGAATAAAGGTAAGATTGCTAGTTATACAGCTAGAATGCTTAATAAAGGAACTAAAACAAAGTCTAGACAAGATATTGAAGATAAGTTAAGTGAGTTAAAATCTTCTGTTAGTTTTAGAGGAGCAAATGGTAGAACATATGTTAATATTAATACAACGCAAGATAACCTACAAGCAACGTTAGATTTAATGACAGATATAATTAAAAACCCTGTTTTTAATCAGGCCGAATTAGATAAATTAAAAACACAAGATTTAGCTAATTTAGAGCGTAATAAAACTGAACCTACATTTTTAGCTTCTAGAAAATTAGGATTAATTAATCAACGTTATAAAAAAGGGCATCCTTTATATAGTATGAGTATTGCGGAAGAGATAGCAGCTATTAATGATGTGTCTGTTGATAAAATGAAAGCATATTATAAAGAATTTTATGGTATTTCTAATAGCGCTACTTTAGTTTCAATAGGTAATATTGATGAGCAAAAATTGAAAAACTATTTTGATACTGAGTTTGGAGATTTTAAATCTAATTTACCGTTTACTAATGTAAGTAATAAGTTTAAAACGAATAAAGCAACAAATGAAAGCTTAAATACACCAGATAAGAAAAATGCATTTACAGTAGGTAGATTAACTTTTGAGTCTAGCCAATATGATAACGATCATGCTGCTTTAGTTGTTGCAGGTTCTGTTTTTGGTGGCGGATTTTTAAATTCAAGAATTGCTGCTAGATTACGACAAAAAGATGGGGTAAGTTATGGTGCTGGAGGTGGTGTAAATGTAGATGCACAAAAAGATGATAAAAACTCATCAATGTTTGTGTATGCAATTTATGCGCCACAAAATGCAGCGAAGGTTCAACTTGGATTTAAAGAAGAAATAGCACGTTTTATTAAAGATGGTATTACAGAAGAAGAATTGAAAAACGCTGTAAAAGGTTGGATTCAAGGTCAAACAGTTTCTAGAGCTAAGGATAATGAAATCTCGAGTTTAATAAATAACAATATTTATTATAAAAGAGATATTAATTTTCAGAAAAACTTAGAAAAGAAAATGAATACTTTAACCGTTGAAGACGTTAATAATGCAATTAAAAAATATTTTAAAACATTTAATAACTGGTCTGTAGTAAATGCAGGGGACTTTAAGAATGATATAAAGAAGAAAAAAGAAGAGGTTAAAAACTAA
- a CDS encoding amidohydrolase, producing the protein MKKQILILVALFLSVQFLQAQKLTKNKKSLIKSIEKHQNALIEISDNIWQLAETAFEETQSAKILADYAEKNGFTVERGIAEMPTAFVASYGSGKPVISVLGEFDALPGISQKASPTKDPLVEKGNGHGCGHNLFGAGSLGAAIAIKELIEQGKIKGTVKFFGTPSEEKFFGKIWMVRAGLWDDVDVNISWHPSASIKADVQSSLALVDFKIEFFGQAAHASADPWNGRSASDALELYTAGINYYREHVKPTVRMHYHIQDGGQVVNVVPDYSRLWMRVRDTKRSGMMPVYKRAMEMAKGAAILANVDYKVSLISGIYEVLVNRAGGEIMQKNLELLGPIKYTESETAFGKKIQEVTGKEQVGMDSAINPLEKTKEHPGGGSTDVGDVSWNVANINLGVTTAPKDTPWHSWAVVACGGMSIGHKGLIYASKAMSMTMLDLFENPTLVTKVKDEYKLRKGDAVYKAIVPDGPPPIPKTK; encoded by the coding sequence ATGAAAAAACAAATACTCATCTTAGTAGCCCTATTTTTATCGGTACAATTTCTACAAGCACAAAAATTAACTAAAAACAAAAAATCACTTATAAAATCTATAGAAAAGCATCAAAATGCTTTAATAGAAATAAGTGATAACATTTGGCAATTAGCAGAAACTGCGTTTGAAGAAACGCAATCTGCAAAAATATTAGCAGATTATGCAGAAAAAAACGGTTTTACTGTTGAAAGAGGTATTGCAGAAATGCCTACTGCTTTTGTTGCTTCCTACGGTAGTGGAAAACCCGTTATTAGTGTTTTAGGTGAATTTGATGCCTTGCCAGGTATTTCACAAAAAGCAAGCCCAACAAAAGATCCTTTAGTAGAAAAAGGAAATGGTCATGGATGTGGACATAATTTATTCGGAGCAGGAAGTCTTGGAGCAGCAATTGCCATTAAAGAACTTATTGAACAAGGAAAAATAAAAGGTACAGTGAAGTTTTTTGGCACACCTTCTGAAGAAAAATTCTTTGGCAAAATTTGGATGGTAAGAGCTGGTTTATGGGATGATGTTGATGTAAATATTAGCTGGCACCCTTCTGCTTCTATTAAAGCGGATGTACAAAGTTCTTTAGCATTGGTAGATTTTAAAATAGAATTCTTTGGACAAGCTGCACATGCTTCTGCAGATCCTTGGAATGGTAGATCTGCATCTGATGCATTAGAATTATATACTGCAGGAATCAACTATTACAGAGAACATGTAAAACCAACAGTAAGAATGCATTACCACATTCAGGATGGCGGACAAGTTGTTAATGTGGTTCCAGATTATTCAAGACTATGGATGCGTGTTAGAGATACAAAGCGCTCTGGAATGATGCCTGTTTATAAACGTGCCATGGAAATGGCAAAAGGAGCTGCAATATTGGCTAATGTTGATTATAAAGTGTCTTTAATTTCTGGAATTTATGAAGTTTTAGTGAACAGAGCTGGTGGAGAAATTATGCAAAAAAACTTAGAATTATTAGGCCCAATAAAATACACAGAATCAGAAACCGCTTTCGGAAAAAAGATACAAGAAGTTACTGGCAAAGAGCAAGTAGGAATGGATAGTGCTATTAATCCTTTAGAAAAAACAAAAGAACATCCAGGCGGAGGTTCTACAGATGTTGGAGATGTAAGTTGGAATGTTGCTAATATAAATTTAGGAGTAACAACCGCACCAAAAGATACACCTTGGCATTCATGGGCTGTTGTAGCCTGTGGAGGAATGAGTATAGGACACAAAGGATTAATTTATGCATCTAAAGCAATGTCTATGACCATGCTTGATTTATTTGAAAACCCAACTTTAGTTACTAAAGTAAAAGATGAATACAAATTAAGAAAAGGTGATGCAGTTTACAAAGCAATTGTTCCAGATGGACCACCACCGATTCCAAAAACTAAATAA